One Candidatus Thermoplasmatota archaeon genomic region harbors:
- a CDS encoding RNA repair domain-containing protein, with protein sequence MHGPREVLNELKWRADRDLATVEVWYVHRGVANDTRIVRGSDVVALHASFMEVRAPRERGMGGTAMIPYHRVFRIVEAGEPLWERRSRSPPQGGDDEADERDDEGREAGGR encoded by the coding sequence GTGCACGGTCCGCGTGAGGTCCTGAACGAACTGAAGTGGCGCGCCGACCGCGACCTCGCAACCGTGGAGGTGTGGTACGTGCACCGGGGCGTGGCGAACGACACGCGGATCGTGCGCGGCTCGGACGTCGTCGCGCTCCACGCGAGCTTCATGGAGGTCCGCGCGCCGCGCGAGCGGGGCATGGGCGGCACGGCGATGATCCCCTACCACCGCGTCTTCCGCATCGTGGAGGCGGGCGAGCCCCTGTGGGAGCGGCGCTCACGATCGCCGCCGCAGGGCGGCGATGACGAGGCCGACGAGCGCGACGACGAGGGGCGCGAGGCCGGGGGTCGCTGA
- a CDS encoding YkgJ family cysteine cluster protein codes for MVTGFACPSDCAKCCRLQPERTPEAAAEERAFIDAMAEMGVYTCEDGPNGLVVSPPEAARLKAVAKSRGLRLKLHPRTFLLDARARRVVVVAWHLAHAPCTFLDGFRCTVYDDRPLVCRAFPVSSPAPWRLAPLCPEGPPARAKQRTGLASFPVYFGGEAAARRALDAEDAAREARALALLDDPRARFRAGLSFAAARKLGARWPRVDVLDYAPGGRARARSA; via the coding sequence GTGGTGACGGGCTTCGCGTGTCCGAGCGACTGCGCGAAGTGCTGCCGGCTCCAGCCCGAGCGCACGCCCGAGGCCGCTGCGGAGGAACGGGCCTTCATCGACGCGATGGCGGAGATGGGCGTCTACACGTGCGAGGACGGTCCGAACGGCCTCGTCGTCTCACCCCCGGAAGCCGCGCGCCTCAAGGCCGTCGCGAAGTCGCGCGGGTTGCGGCTCAAGCTCCATCCGCGCACGTTCCTCCTCGACGCGCGCGCCCGCCGCGTGGTCGTCGTCGCGTGGCATCTTGCGCACGCGCCGTGCACCTTCCTCGACGGCTTCCGCTGCACCGTGTATGACGACCGCCCGCTCGTGTGCCGCGCCTTCCCAGTCTCGAGTCCCGCGCCGTGGCGACTCGCGCCGCTCTGCCCCGAGGGGCCTCCTGCGCGCGCGAAGCAGCGGACGGGCCTTGCATCGTTTCCCGTCTACTTCGGCGGCGAGGCCGCCGCGCGCCGCGCGCTCGACGCCGAGGACGCGGCCCGCGAGGCGCGCGCCCTTGCGCTCCTCGACGACCCGCGCGCGCGGTTCCGCGCCGGGCTCTCCTTCGCAGCGGCCCGGAAGCTCGGCGCGCGCTGGCCGCGCGTGGACGTGCTCGACTACGCTCCGGGAGGCCGCGCGCGTGCACGGTCCGCGTGA